Below is a genomic region from Paludicola sp. MB14-C6.
CATATGGTCTACAATCCATTGACTAAAATATTGTACTGCCTCCTCTTGATTGCAATTCTTTGGCATCTCATTAATGATTTGCTGTAAATTAACATTTATTTTCTGATTAACCTCTTCATAGTAAGATTCTAAATCATCCATTTGATAGTCTATAAAATCTTTTGCAATTTGATATGTGTCCACTGTTTTATTTTCCTTAATCTTCGCTGCATCGTCTTCACTTGCGGGAAGTACTTCCTTTTGAAATTTATCTGAATCTATAAGTAGTAGCATCTTTTCAATCATTTTTTCTTCTGAATGCTGTTCTAAATGCGGTAATACGCGAGTATTACTTGAGTTAAATGGCAAAAGATAGGCTATGTACCAGTAGGTTATACTATCATATCGCAAAGCACTTTCAATATGATAATAACTCCTTGCGTTAATTGGTTGCTTTAATACAATTTCTCCACCCTTGTGTTGATCCAATAGTTGTTTTATTTTTTCATAAATTTCTTTCTCTTCCTGTGTTAATTGTTGATAATAAAATTGCGTGTCAACAGACTGATAAGTAACTGAAATATCTGGTACCTTAACCGGTTCAATAGCAATATGGTACCTCTGCGCTTCCAACACGCCAATAGCGATCAATACCAATAAAATAGCTGAAGTAATAGCAATGGCAATCTTTTTCTTCAAGTTGTATCATCTCCTGAAAAGTATTTTAAATTATCACTTAAAATCTTAAGTACAGCATACCTTTTATCAATTATTTAAGCCCCGCTCCAGTCAATTTCAGATAAAATACTTGGAACGTATGCTATATAATTAAGCACTTGGTTCATAGATGCATTAACCATACTTCTTTGTGCTTCTTCTATACGTTTTTTCATATGTATTATTTCATCGTTATTGAAATATTTGCATAAAACATTACTTTTATCCAGCAAAGCAACCAAACAAAGTGTTTCATGAGGTATGACGTTGTTCTCGAAAAATGCCATGCGGATTGCTTTAATGATATCCATGACAATTTCAGATTTTGGTGCGTACTTCGTTCTTTTGTGAAGCAAACTTTTTTTAGGAAGTTCATTTATACATTCAATTTTAACCAGAGAATTTCCTATTAGAGAAAGTAAATCAGTTACCGATCCCCTGCAGCAATTTCCTGGCTGATGTATGTTAGATGCATAAATATCCACAATGCTCGTTACATCTTGAAATTTTTTGTAAGCTATCGCATCATAAACAGCCTTTAAATATGCCAAACTTTCATCAGAAGATCTAACAATCGAAAGCTTATTATCTTCATCCCAAGTAACAAAACCTTTACTAATAAGTTCTGTAATTTCACCCATGACTAAGCAAGCAGCAATGCTTACTCCATTTAATAAAGGAATATTTCCTTTTTCATTCACAGTACAGATATAGTACTGCTGAACATAAGATAATTTTTTCATAATTCACCTCATAATTTGATTACGTATCCAAACACGTTTATGGAAGGTCAATTTTTAGCCCTCCCATAAACGAATTATATGTATTATACTATAAATATCCAATTACTTAGTTAGTTTAAATAATAAGCGGTAAACTCACGCTATTTTGTAATATGTGATACCAAGATCAATGCTACAGCAATTATCATAACTTATCTATCTTTTTAAGATTGCTTTATTAAATACGTTATTTCTTACTATCATCACAATGCTTTTTATTGCTATTATCATGCTGTTTTTTATTGCGACTTTTTTTTAATATGTTCAATATTATAACGGTACCCGCACCAGAAATAAAACCAACTATAATTGAACCATATGGATAATATTCAAAATGCATAAGTTACCACCATCCAAATAATGCATAGCCTAATGCACCACCAATACCACCAGCAACTCCACCTACAATTGCGCCGCCGAGTGCACCTTCAGCAGCTCCTGCAGGACCTCCAGTTGAGCCAGCGATTCCTCCAACTGTTCCACCACCGACTGCACCAGAATACCCACCACAATCGGTTATATCATGATGTTTGATACAATAGTATGGCATTATATTCTCCTAATCATTATAACTAGTTTAATGATATAAACATTATTGCTCCCACAACACTGTTAATAAGAGCAACCACCAATGAAATAATGTTAATAACAATTGCATATGTTGTTTTATTGGTTTTACGTTTTACAATACTCATCACCAAGCTTGTTATAGAGCAAGGATACGTAATGATTGGTAAAACCAAAGCAAATACTGCCCCTATTATCATTAGTACTAGGGATGGTATATGTATTTTTTTACTTTCTATTGTAAATTGTTCATTATTTGCTACATTTTCTTGAATATCCATTATGTATTTCTCCTTTTGTATGTTTCATAATTCTTATATAGATTTGTTTATTTTTCTATTCATCCTTAATATAAAAATAGTCCATCTAATCTATTTGACTCTATTATTAGATGGACTCTTTTAAAACATCTAAATACTGATTTCTAAAATTTAAATTTGCTTATTTTTTCTTTTATTACATATATATTTAATAAGAGTTTTAATAATGTCTACAATAGCTAGTGTAACAGTTCCAGAAACAACTCCTAAAATTATGAAGTAAGTTTTCATATCAACTAATGAAATACACAATAACCAACTGCTCCACCTATGGCACCATAAACCCCGCCAGCAATAGCACCACCTAACCCCCCACCTAGAACTCCAAGAGGGCCGAAGGATAGCCCACCAGATATAGCCCCTTTAACTGCCCCACCAGTTGCACCACCTGCCGCACCAGCACCTACTGTCCCCCAAAAGTTGCCCCAATCCCATGTACCGCCACCATCAACCATCTCCATCTCATTTTGAGATAGTTCGCAAAAACCATTCATTGTTAATACGTCTGTCATTTTCATGACCTCCTGTTTGTTATTATTTATATCAAGACTTTACCGTTATACAATGTCGACCTTGCACTCCGACTAAGTCAGATATACTTTGTTAAAGTATATTCGGACTTATCCCCACATAAATATCGACAATCATTTTATCTATCTCTACTTGACTCGTTGGTTTTTTGGTGTTGCATTAAATTCAGATGTTATAACTTGTGAATAAATGTTAATAATTACATGAAATATTTATCTTAATCAAAGTTTAATTGTTATTATGTTAAATATTGTAACATAATATTATTAGTTTATCAACTTTATTTACGTAAAATTGTATATATATTCCTTTTATACAAGTTCCAACCCACCACAATCAGTTATATCATGTTGTTTGACACAATAGTATGGCATTATATTCTCCTTTTTACTAAACACCAACTACTTGTTGTTCATTAACAACAGACTCCTTCTTTTCTTTCGTTAAGAACAATACTGTAATTATAGTAGCAATGCAAACAACAATACTAGCTACCAACAAAATAGGTAGGATTTCGTCATTGACATCTTCAACCTTCATTAACATCATAACTGCTGATACTGAGTTGAAGCTAAAATGCAACAATATATTTCCAAGTAGAGATTTAGTGCGAATAAATACAAGACATAGAATAACACCTAATACAAATGAATATATCATCCAAATGATTTGACCATGTGATAATGCAAATAATGATGAACTTAATAATACCGCAACCATAGTTGGCATACCCTTTTGGAAACGTGTCAACATTAACCCCCTAAAAATGATTTCTTCCACAATAGGTGCCATGCACGCTGTTGCAAGGATGTTAACCACCATATTCCCTTTTGTTAAATTTGATGATTGTTCTATGTACGAATTCATTAAGTCTTGTGGGAATGGGATTAATTGCATTATTATACTTACAAATACATTAAATCCGATACCGAATAGCATGATTGGAATAATTGTAGCACCTTTCATTCTATGAATTCCAACTTCAGTAAAAAAGTTTTTCTTTCTTATTAAGAATTCTATTACTAAAACAATAATTGTTAAAACTCCTGCTATTAAGGTAATTAGAGTTGCAAGGGACATAACCTTTTCTGTAATCTTTGTTATTAACTCACTACTAGACAATTGTATCCCCGCTTTACCCATTTCTCGCCCTAGTTGGAAAGCGGCAAAGAACTGCATAATAAAAATAACCATCAACTGTACTCCTAAAAATAGTAAAAAGTAGAGTAGACCTTTGCCGAATTGCTTAAAGAATGTTTTCATTATAATTTTTCCTTTCGTTTTTTAATTTATATATTTAAAGGGTGTCTATGTTCAGCTGTATTGTAGTAAACTAATCTCTCTTGTTACTATATAGCTCATTCTCAACAAAACTCATCAGCTTATTTCTCATATATAAATAAATAGTAAATGAGAAAATTACAGTTATTACAACAGCCAGTAAGTTATTTGATATTCTTGCTATCACAAAAGCAAATACAATAATAGTGGTGATAATAAATAACAGAACAGAATTATTTTTAAACCATTTTTTCTTCAAATTTCTCTTGAATTGTTCGCTTTCGTTTTATTGTCCATATTAACCTCACATAACAATAGAGCTAGTTATACCATTTTTACGCTTGAATATAAATACTTATTTGGTGCATATCTAATAAATATGAATAAATTGCTTTCGCCATTAATTATTAAATATATTGTTAATTATTGTAACATACTTAGCTTAATTTGTCAACTTTATTTACTATTATTGCTCTGAATTAAAAGTACATAAAAATATCGTAGCAGCTTTCTTACGCTGCTACGATATTAGGTCTACTTATTAAAGTCACTATAGTACATTCTGAGTGATAATTGTCTTATTTAGAAAGTGCTTCTTCAATTGCTTTTGATAATTGATCAGGACAAGAAGTACCTCGACCGTTGCAATCAATGCCTTTTAAAGTTGCAATAACATCTGTTGCCTTTCTTCCAATAGTAAGCTTTGAAATGCCTTTTAAGTTACCATTACAGCCGCCATCAAATGCAACATCAGTAATAATGCCATCTTCGATAGTAACTTTAATGTTTCTTGAACATGTGCCTTTTGTTTTGTATAAATGCGTCATTTTTATTTCTCCTGTTTTTTATTGCTAAAATTTAATAAGGATTGTATTGAGTGAATTGGTGTTCTTTTTGCACCTAACGGACTAATTCGAGATGAGTATGCACCATGAAAGTCAGATCCACCAGTTGGTATTAACTTGTGTTTATTTACCAATTCCATTAAGTACTCTTCTTGCGCTTTTGAAGATTTACTTGACCATACTTCAATTCCATCTAAAAGGTTTTGCGACAATAATTCATTCAACACATCAATACTATCGTATGTAAAGGGGTGAGCCATTACACTAATTCCACCTGATTGCTTTACAGCATCTAATACCTCATAAACGTCAGGTTGCTTACAATTAACAATGCAGCTTCCACTTTTAAAGTCAAATAGTTCATCATAGAGCTCACTGAATATTTCAGTCATATAACCGGCGTTCATCAACGCTTTAGCAATATGCTGCTTATAGATAC
It encodes:
- a CDS encoding CPBP family intramembrane glutamic endopeptidase, which produces MKTFFKQFGKGLLYFLLFLGVQLMVIFIMQFFAAFQLGREMGKAGIQLSSSELITKITEKVMSLATLITLIAGVLTIIVLVIEFLIRKKNFFTEVGIHRMKGATIIPIMLFGIGFNVFVSIIMQLIPFPQDLMNSYIEQSSNLTKGNMVVNILATACMAPIVEEIIFRGLMLTRFQKGMPTMVAVLLSSSLFALSHGQIIWMIYSFVLGVILCLVFIRTKSLLGNILLHFSFNSVSAVMMLMKVEDVNDEILPILLVASIVVCIATIITVLFLTKEKKESVVNEQQVVGV
- a CDS encoding TIGR03905 family TSCPD domain-containing protein, which encodes MTHLYKTKGTCSRNIKVTIEDGIITDVAFDGGCNGNLKGISKLTIGRKATDVIATLKGIDCNGRGTSCPDQLSKAIEEALSK
- a CDS encoding PHP domain-containing protein, with the protein product MVGDLHVHTRDSDGSQTIEQVVSQAQKIGLQYISITNHDCITDISKVQCNNSIQIIPGVELSAYDTTRKRRIHILCYLPQDLKPIEAICNITTHNRTEAGLEMAQRVSKLYPITVEDVLEIAKDSRCIYKQHIAKALMNAGYMTEIFSELYDELFDFKSGSCIVNCKQPDVYEVLDAVKQSGGISVMAHPFTYDSIDVLNELLSQNLLDGIEVWSSKSSKAQEEYLMELVNKHKLIPTGGSDFHGAYSSRISPLGAKRTPIHSIQSLLNFSNKKQEK
- a CDS encoding GPP34 family phosphoprotein produces the protein MKKLSYVQQYYICTVNEKGNIPLLNGVSIAACLVMGEITELISKGFVTWDEDNKLSIVRSSDESLAYLKAVYDAIAYKKFQDVTSIVDIYASNIHQPGNCCRGSVTDLLSLIGNSLVKIECINELPKKSLLHKRTKYAPKSEIVMDIIKAIRMAFFENNVIPHETLCLVALLDKSNVLCKYFNNDEIIHMKKRIEEAQRSMVNASMNQVLNYIAYVPSILSEIDWSGA